A single region of the Amphiprion ocellaris isolate individual 3 ecotype Okinawa chromosome 4, ASM2253959v1, whole genome shotgun sequence genome encodes:
- the LOC129348769 gene encoding uncharacterized protein LOC129348769 translates to MVVCLCVWLCLFVCVCVSGCVCFCVSGCVCFCVFVCLVVFVCLVVFVFVCLVVFVFVCLCVWLCLCVWLCLFVYVGLCLVVSGVCVSSGPVWVSSGCVWLCVFVCLVVCVCVSGCVCVCVSGCVWLCLFVCVCVSGCVWLCVCVFVFLIVSGCVCVSDCVCVCVSSGPVWVSSGCVWLCVWLCVCLCFWLCVCLCFWLCVCLCVWLCVCLCVWLCVCVLVCLIVCVFVCLVVCVFVFLVVCVFVCLVVCVFVCLVVFVCVCLCVLRSSVCLCVWLCLCVFVCLVVCVCVCVSGCVCLYVCLCVLSSSVGLCVLRSSVGFICFHRAAVFQY, encoded by the exons atggttgtgtgtttgtgtgtctggttgtgtttgtttgtgtgtgtttgtgtgtctggttgtgtttgtttttgtgtgtctggttgtgtttgtttttgtgtgtttgtgtgtctggttgtgtttgtgtgtctggttgtgtttgtttttgtgtgtctggttgtgtttgtttttgtgtgtttgtgtgtctggttgtgtttgtgtgtctggttgtgtttatttgtgtatgtCGGgttgtgtctggttgtgtctggtgtttgtgtgtcctcagGTCCAGTGTGGGTTTCGTCTGgttgtgtctggttgtgtgtgtttgtgtgtctggttgtgtgtgtttgtgtgtctggttgtgtgtgtgtttgtgtgtctggttgtgtctggctgtgtctgtttgtgtgtgtttgtgtgtctggttgtgtctggttgtgtgtgtgtgtgtttgtgtttctgattgtgtctggttgtgtgtgtgtttctgattgtgtgtgtgtttgtgtgtcctcagGTCCAGTGTGGGTTTCGTCTggttgtgtgtggttgtgtgtctggttgtgtgtgtgtttgtgcttctggttgtgtgtgtgtttgtgcttctggttgtgtgtgtgtttgtgtgtctggttgtgtgtgtgtttgtgtgtctggttgtgtgtatgtgtgttggtgtgtctgattgtgtgtgtgtttgtgtgtctggttgtgtgtgtgtttgtgtttctagttgtgtgtgtgtttgtgtgtctggttgtgtgcgtgtttgtgtgtctggttgtgtttgtttgtgtgtgtttgtgtgtcctcaggtccagtgtgtgtttgtgtgtctggttgtgtctgtgtgtgtttgtgtgtctggttgtgtgtgtgtgtgtttgtgtgtctggctgtgtttgtttgtatgtgtgtttgtgtgtcctcagTTCcagtgtgggtttgtgtgtccTCAGGTCCAGTGTGGGTTTCATCTGTTTTCACCGAGCTGCAGTTTTCCAG tattAA